Below is a genomic region from Anabas testudineus chromosome 13, fAnaTes1.2, whole genome shotgun sequence.
TAATCTTTTCCTTTGAAGGACTAAAGATGTTCATTCTGCACGTGGACTGGTTTGCAGAAGTAACATAGTACTGTCCAATTCTGAAGCAGGTGTACTTGAGTATTTCGATTTTAAGGCGCTTTGACTTCTACTCCACCACAATTCAGTAGGAAATAATGTACTCTTTACTGCACTAGCtactttgcagatgcagcttTACAATAGAAACTAtaacaaactaataaatacagattttcCATTATAAAGCAGCTGTCAATACATAAAGTGTtcaaatcagctccacctttgcCATTCCTCTTTAGTAAAACAGCTCCTCATTGAATTTCTCTAGTAGGCTATACTGGACATCCTCCCAAATTCACTTTGTTATTGCTGCTAACTAAAGAATGAATTTGTGAATAGAAGAAAGTAAATTCATGTTGGATGATTTTCTCAGTTTCCCTGCTTGAATGACTGTATTACTACATGTACATGAAAAACGTTTAAGATTTTTGCCGAAGCATTGTTTATGAGGCCCATGTGGAACACATGTAGACTTCATGTAAAGTGTatacacttttaaaacacacacttcagcttGAGTAAATGATAGAAGTGGTACTTCTAATTGTAGTGGGAGTATTTATGTAGTATTTgtgagctgtgtgtgcatggaaCCTAATGACACTCACAGGAAATAGTAAATTGAAACACATTGATAAAGTGGAAAGTGATGAGGACAGTGATCAAATGGACATTACTGACATATTTAAAGCATTGACACGTGCAGCACAGACCCCCACCAGCAGGGAGCAGTATAAGCAGCAGTCATCCAGTATAAAATAACGGCACTAGTGAGCttgtttagaaaatatttatttcatgtaatGTACACTGTACAAAGGCACTGAAGCATGTGAGATACATTGAGCTCTCATCCTTCACAATCACATTTAGTGGAACATTTCCTCTTGTATGTCTGAAGTTGCTACATGATTTGTACTTAAACCATATAGATAACACAGTGATTCTCTTCATATCAACAACCTTTAAAgggaaaataattcaaatacaaacacacatttcctaCATTTCTTGCTAACCTCCTGACTCATCACTAAATCTAcagacatttattattgtacacACTGAACATAATACATTAATTTTTGCTTTGTATAATGATTTAGGCAATGATtgttcttttcaaaataaaggcattAATCTACAAATCAATCAGCAGTCAATATCATTCTATCAGTCACTATGGAGCCATACAGTGTCATTTCATGTAGGTCAGTCTAATGTTAGATTGCTCACTTAAAGCCATCGATGTGTTTGTTCCATAAGGGTTCCAGTGAAGAACCTTATAGCAGCTTAACATTGACAGTGGAGCTAGAACCATCTAACTGTGTTGGTATTGTTTTGATCTTCAGTTTCTAGTCCACAAAAACTGAGTGGAAGAAGTTGTGTGATCAGCAAATTGAATGACCTTTTATTGAGATGACAGTAGAGTCATTGCAGTGTGTACCTACCATACCTACTGATGCTGCATATAGCTGGTGGTGGACGGCACCAGTGTTTCAATCCATTCAATacaagtcacacacactttacacttCCGCTGGGTATTCAAAGCacattacagtgttttcatcagtctgttGGTCCATCACTTTCATGCAGACCGAAATATCTTAGGATAATAATAGGATGGATGATGTATTTATGACCTACCACCTGAGCTAATGACATTCCCACCAGCATCAATTTTACATTGTGTTCAGTGCTGACTTAAATCACTATGCTAGTGGCTGGAAATACTCGCATGTTAGCATCGACTGATTCCAAACGTCTAGACTTCACATGGACAGATAATCATAGTATAGGGACATTTTGCTGAACATATCCAACCTTTGCCCCTGTTTATCCTTTCACCTCTCCCTGTCACACCATCTGTTCTGTCTTTATCCCCTCAAGTCGTAACTCAGTGTGATGACCAATGTGTATGACCAACCCCCTTTCCTAAAATGAAGTTCCTATACAACTAAACCGTACATACATTTTGTAACTACAAGATAAGTTTTTTGTCATCAACATAGGATAATGAAAAGATTCCAATATGTTGATTCTGAACATGTTCCCAGACTGCGTATTTCTTCTTTCTATCTCCAAAATATCCAATCCTGTCATCTGCCTTACCGGTAAAAAATTGTAACAATGACTTCAgacacaacatgtttatttactttatttcctACAGTTATTTACTTTACTCTAACCTAATCCCTAACCTTAAACCTCATAAACTTTTTCCTTACCTTAGTCAACATGCAGTAGTTGCCTAACTAGAACAATACACAGGACTCTGGAGTTGATCTGTTGACTGTGGGGTGACAGTTGCCTGCCATCCAGCCCATCAAATGGAAACATTATCTGGTCACTGATTACCCTTATGTAGGAACATAATGTTTAGGAAACTGGGGTGGTTTGACAGAATTCAGGGAGCATAAATCGAAATCCAGGCTGAGGAGATGTTGATCCAGCCATTACCACTCTGAGCATattagcatgctgacattaaCTCTAAAGCCTCTAAAACCATCAGTGTTGTCTGGTGTTGGACTCCGGAGGTGGGTCAGCTGATCCCAACTCACAGTTGGTGAGAATTACAATTGGACAGGTGGCCTGTCAATCATAGGGcagaaataaagagacaaacaatCCACTGGGCCGGTCCAAACCACTGTGTTCCACAAGCCAAATAATAAGTGGCTTGTGGAAGTTAGGAAAGTCCATCTACATGGTGCCAAACATGTAATACTTTTGCAACATTACTCGTACTGTTCCTACATGATTATTAGTTAGCCTTACTATCTGTTACCCTATCAGCAGACATTTGTGCCAGTGGGAATCAGATCGAAATCTGGTACATCTGAATTTGTAGCTTGGAAGTTGAAATTCTACAATAATACAGTTATTTCTGAATCAGACCCATTGGTTTATTCCTTACTTGTATGCAAAATTCGGAAAGGATCAAACCAAATTTCAATGTACAAAAGCTTCTTCATTCTGCCACGTATAAAACCcatttctctgtgttgtcttttcttAAACTCTCTATGTTTAACATCTTATGTGCTTATAGCACCTGACAAATCATCATGAGAGGTCTGACATCTTCATGTGCTCACATAGAGGCTTTAAGATTAGGTAGACATTTTTCTTAAACCTAGATTTCTGCATGTAAATGTTCATGACAGGAGAACAAGGTGGCACAACCGTCACACATCTTCTCATAAACAAATAAGAGCAGCACGATCCTTCATTGGAGTGATGTATGAGTGAAATTTATGAATCTAATTATTCTCTCTCATTTCCCTCTGTGTTTGGGCTCTATCAACTCCTGAGAGACATATTTGACCAAAACAAgaagccaaaacacacacacacacactaaaacctTGGTGATAACAGTGGGTCCATTTCTATAAATTCTACTTTGTGCATTACACCCAGAGACTCATCTGCTCTACCTGTGAGTTTAGAGCAGATTAAAACACATCTATTGATTGGGGAGGGTTTGATAGTTTGCTGACATCTAAAGCATggccttttgtgttttttctgtgcagctgctgctctcaaCAGTGACGTTACTTCAGAAACAGGCTGTTCTCAGGGCAGCAACACCAAGAGCCCTCTTTGCACTGCTTTATCTAAACAAACCTCCAACTTGtctgttcctcttcttcttctatctGGGAATCTTGCACTCTTTCCTTGGAACATGTGAAGCTAACTTCAAGATCAGGACAAGGTTATAATTCTAGTCATCTTAATCAGCAGCCCAATAACAGGAGGTTTTCCTACAGCCACTGTGGATCTGTGGATAATAGATCTGTCACCATGTCAGATCATGTAGCCTACTTAACAAATTTAGGCTCAGTGTCAGTCACCTTTAAGCATCACATTGTGCCTGTGCATTTGGAACTAGAATTGATCTTGCTCATGAAAAATCAAATGCTGCTTCAGAAAAAGACATGGTTCAAGGTCTGATCTTAGCTcagcaacacagacagacagacatttcaAGGTCAGGAAACTTTGGTAGTAATGCACTGGTCATTAGGATCACTTATTTGAAGCTCTTTGTCTCTGATCAGTCTCTCTGCAGTCTTTAGCTCGTTGGCCCATGCTAAAAAACAGTAATCTCtgcttcatgttgctgctgcaggtgagACTAGTTCCTTTATTTTCGCTGTAGACTGAAATTATGTGGATTTGACATCAAAATATGAATAACACaacagatcaacatttcagcttttatttccaggtgtttacatctggatccgatacacaacttagaagatagcaccttttgtttaaatccacccattttttatgtgagcaaatgtattggaacatgtgactggcAGGTGTATTTTGTTGTCGGGCTGTGTCCTATTTAATTTATAATcattaataatgaaacaataaatagcactgaatgtctccgctcagtttcagattcgggttttgtctgttcagactacttttatatttaataggtgtaaccaacatgaaaaacagagagctgtctatgggtgaccacagaaacactgtgagagctgtaaagaaagaccctaaaacaactgttagtgacatcagcaacaaccttcAGAGGGCAGAAGTGAAGGTATTACAATCTACTGTTCATAGAAGACTTTATgacaccagaagatgcaaacccctcattagcaagaagaacaggaaggcCAGCCAGGCTGGAAGTTTTATAGACTGATAAGACAAAGATGAATCTTTatcaaagtgatggaaagactAATGTTTGGAGAAAGAAATAATCAGATTAtgatcccaaacatacaagctcatctgtaaaacacagtggaggtaatgtcatggttTGGactgcatggcttcttctgggacaggctcagTAATCTTCATggatgatgtaacacatgatggtTGCAGCAAAATAAAGGAAGAAGCCTACAGAAATATGTGTCTGGTGATTTAAATGAAGATTGGGAAATCCTTCATCATGCTGCAagataatgacacaaaacacactgtccAAACAATAAAGGAGTTTATCTGGGGCAAaaagtggaaggttttagaccGGACAAGACAAGGGAGGTACTAcccaaaacagaacaaacaactGAAGGAGGCTTCTTCACAACAGAAGAATGCaaaagtttggtgatgtcagtgggtcacagacTTGATGTAGTGTCTAGTGCAAGCAAAGGATTTACAACGAAATATAAagttttattgactttaatctattttatttctctctgttccaatactttggtctcatgaaaaatgaaacaaacaaaaggtgtcgtcttctaagttgtgtatcagatccagacgtaaacacctggaaataaaagctgaaatgttgatttgtTGTCTCACATTCGTATTTTGATgtcaaacactgatgtttttagtctttagcaaaaataaaggaactagtctcactgttccaatatTTTTGGAGGGAAGTGTATATCCTTGAATACTTTGGTCTTAGCCTACAATAACCTCTCAATCTCATGCCGTCTCCtgctttattattacttttttgtcCCACTGTACATTTAGTAATGTAGCTTTGACTCTTGTTATAATGTCTATCATCAATAGAACAGATGGCCAGAGAGACAATAATAAACCCATTTTGTAACACTTAGACTGAGTTTCTGGAAATGGTTCTCCCTAGCTTGCCATGCATTCAAACCCATTTAATAGGCAATATTAACTAGTGGGAAGCCAGTGGGGGATCAtacttaattttaaatgtttaaacataaaTTCAGATTTCCCTACTCAAATCATGAAGCTCCTGACAAAAATATCTAGCCCACTATTACCCTCCCGTTTATCCCTCAGATTCCAATCCTTTTCCCATCCTTCAGCAACCTTACTCCATCCTATCGCTGCCATCTCCATTGATCTGCACCACACAGTCCTTGTTCAAAGGTTCCTTGGAGTGGGCTGTATCAAAGTGCTGGGTGTTCACTATGTACCTCCCCTGAGCATCCAGGCCCAAGGCCGGAACAAAACGGCGGTCAAACTGGATTTCTTGGCGCACGTAGGAGGTCCTCTTCTGACAGGAGTCCCCAGTGCCCTCCTGCAAAGCTGACAGAAAGACCACCAACTCAAAATGGTTTGGCATGCCCTCACACAAGGCTGGGTAGAGGGGGCTCCGGCGGTCTAGGGGGTGGTAAAAGGTAAGCGGGAAGATGAAGAAGGGACAGGGCTGCTGACCCAGATGATCCAAGTGAAAGTCCAGAGAGGTCTGGTGCAGGGCCTGACCTTCGTGCTCTTCGTAGAGCACAGCACTTAACTTCACATCTACCAGAGGTCGGTGTAGCAGGTTGGTGGCCCGTAGCATCAGGCATGTCTGGCCCTGATGTTGGCCTACCACTGCGTGGGGGCTGAACATGATGGCTCCTGCTCGCTTCTGGGGACGAGCAATCTTAGCTACGAATGCACCTAACAGTTAagacaataaaatcaaaaagaaCAATTAGAACTAAGAGACAGGTCTTGAAAATAGAAACCAAAACTAGAAAATGTCCTAATAGCACAGACTGAATGACATGGACACCATGTTGAATGGTTTTACTCCTTATTGGCATTGGAGTTCGGAGgtttaagtaaattaaattaaactccTGATAGTATTAGACTGTTAGTACTTGTGTATCAATGCTTCACTACTATTGTGCGGTTAGAACTGCTTGAGGTTTCCAGTAGGTTTCCACCAGAAAACACATTGATCTTCTGCTACACAAATCTTGTAAAATCTTTTCTTGTAAACTGTTAGCCCAATAGACCTGTTAGGGCTTTCAGCTGTtgtttctattaaaataaaaataaaataaaaaatctttagTGAAACTGCTTCGGTATTTGAAATGTGGCAAAGGAGGTCTTAAGGCAAGCAGAGTTCctaaatgtacttagttactttccaccactgttaTGATAGAAGAGGATTTGTTTTAAGATCAAATAACTGCACAGTTCTACTACTCTAAGTGAAGAAGAGAAGGCAGGACTGTTCTGGTCTGTGCTCTTCTGTGATTCTGTGgttctaaatgttattttatttatttttctacgTTACAAAAGACTGCAGGACTGTAGTAACAGTCAGGGTGCACTCTTCAGATCTGTTGCACAGAGTAGTACATACCATTAAGTCATTGTTTTTAAGGTAAAGTcttctgttttaatgtaataCCTAGGGAAGTCCAGCAGATGTCATATACTGTCTGCATCAAAAGCTTGAAATCAAAGAACATCTCTCAGCATTGGTGTTTCATAGTAGTTCAGTTCCTAAACCACGTATCTCTTAAATGCTGACTTAAGAGTGTAGAGTTACTGATGTGTGAGGAGACAAGACAAGTTGTACCTGTTATGAATGCTTCCAGCATCAGCCCCAGCAGCATCTGCACAGCCAGCAGCGCAATGGCACTGGGACAGTCCCCACTGGGAAACATGGTGCCGTAACCAATGGTCAGTTGCGTCTCCAGGGAGAAGGAAAAGGCAGCAGTGAAACTGGTAATATGTTTCACACAAACCACATGCCCCTGTGGGGGGGCATCATGATCCTGCACAGCCAGATCTCCGTTAAGGTGCGCCAGCAAGTACCACAGGCAGGCAAACAGCAGCCAATGGGCCAGGAAGGAAGCGCAGAAGGCCAGCAGGACCCATCTCCAGCGCAGACCCACCACCAGTCCCCACAGGTCCTGCAGAGCCAACAGCCAGGCTCTGCCTGAAGCCCCACGCCATGAGCCTGAGGCGCACAGAGGGGGACGAAGTGCACAGTGTCCATCTTTGGTGACCAGGCGCTGGCGGGGTGGAGAggacaagagaggagaggaagacgCCTTCCCACCCAGAACACTGCTGGTGGATTTGGTTGTCATGGCAGCAAGTGAATCTTGAGCAGGGTTAGGGTAAGGTATGATCCTGAAATGAAAGGATGAATGACACCAAGGATATTTCTTAAAACTGTGGAAAGATGTGAGGTGTAAATTAACAGTATCACTCTCCATTTCACCTCTGTATCTGCAGTATAGAGACAGATCTGGCTTAGCATAGAACAAAGtctgacaaacaaacagctcaCCTAGTAATGTTGGATGTTGAAATAGCCCAAGCTAGTTAGTTCCACATAAGGGGGTTCAGGGTTACCTTCTAAACAGCACTCTGGTTTCTCACATATGTCCCAAACACAATTGCAAtaatcagttttcttttctatctATCTCATGAACTTAACTCTTTTACTATTACTCACATTAGGTCAATGATTAGAGAGAAATAATATTA
It encodes:
- the kcnj13 gene encoding inward rectifier potassium channel 13 translates to MTTKSTSSVLGGKASSSPLLSSPPRQRLVTKDGHCALRPPLCASGSWRGASGRAWLLALQDLWGLVVGLRWRWVLLAFCASFLAHWLLFACLWYLLAHLNGDLAVQDHDAPPQGHVVCVKHITSFTAAFSFSLETQLTIGYGTMFPSGDCPSAIALLAVQMLLGLMLEAFITGAFVAKIARPQKRAGAIMFSPHAVVGQHQGQTCLMLRATNLLHRPLVDVKLSAVLYEEHEGQALHQTSLDFHLDHLGQQPCPFFIFPLTFYHPLDRRSPLYPALCEGMPNHFELVVFLSALQEGTGDSCQKRTSYVRQEIQFDRRFVPALGLDAQGRYIVNTQHFDTAHSKEPLNKDCVVQINGDGSDRME